In the Caenorhabditis elegans chromosome X genome, one interval contains:
- the irg-7 gene encoding Protein irg-7 (Partially confirmed by transcript evidence), whose product MRNWVLIAALAVICLATEQELSHKDRIRAVLRSWSPASQKQFFEPVREQKYRTMEERLDTHHISKRSIAEPHVLAGMATRGCNKPGYTGETCQYPLCSARNPYIPNNDGFDDIAIDAYNLANCSESYIVVVDETMRNIKIEVETASALNPTFYLQAENGDLIFPDESIQLPTMFTANYLHLPPGQYMLGPRADTSEQFCTMMMSSRSSIHVSGGFTSGDQAERSDYPNLKFTYFDTESVVAIHAQGLDFPGQIQAIGFTGAENHISRYIPMTTRFNCTYPYILERYTCRKTSNNDAGHNLIQVEGVTNSGYKFRRIVPYQCVLPPVTTTTPAVPTTPAAPITSCQNGGQLLTDSNGVAYCYCFGLYSGSTCSQMLCANGGFLPTPTSDRCQCPEGFSGFHCQNILCTDMSGFDFNAENPTLTLVIRSRSQLSAVIEQATESVQSIVDLLASEPGYLSKFIVVLFDNGKLLVNRQYDSWDAAMVDLTKAIHSAPSEGGCDDVVMSAVASALSLYPTNKSPIYVITDATPNDSAEKETVFHLESYWRAPIYFIYVQPSPADGCNSSPDNSAYRDMVDMAARSSGNTFYFSDRSTISTFFYRHMLNTLFRSQLVLSGDYSHCSSQNLYKSAAFDLSVDYVTIVATGTNLTLVVTSPTGQYPTFNTAFSDGVNYVWTYNSPVAGQWFFSIRSLEPEAACTFKVYQKKFNFGGQTQYSPDYDIFWSFASTLTSAAGVLRQPVLGFDSSPVFHVTNYPQFLSMDRVHANLQIYAIRDGVQTEVYGSSGMYRDACEFNFYFPPFTCRVPEEVLYFNFFARDNNDMALQRAGTMFCAAVHPTPPPDHQCQNGGVMNPSNTTCFCTPEFTGTYCQNIICYNGGTASGDHCVCPPGYAGESCEMARCIETGPNPEFIRYGVDMVFAVEITQNSIASLSMLNINFQEILRDVLMQNRGWIRNFVLVGFNSTWGGPIAESPADNLTAITTALRTLASSVPADTGCTVKLWDALNYAIFSRQMAPGSFVEIFQTTPEDDTDTRSLGLFYDMSRTMELVLYGFLTSNPRLQPEGFVCNATVENYYTLLGIVSGSTGTTYSLQANEISNAVRLIPLQFSNGQVTFNALDDCRHDDGLITYFPVDAYTQTIQIQTFGYGTTIQVYTGAGVMAEALELFYDDFTGQSVYEIRKACDEGWEPIGQYCIKFMATVENILPMPQAKAFCASAGGFLVDDLTDDKNGFLKSVAANTQFWTGLFKNNDGQFYWDRGTGINPDLLNQPITYWADGEPSDDPTRQCVYFNGRSGDANKVWTTDTCAEPRAFACQKHRYDADHRPNVIGDDDLPAGWWYAKVKSNPPSGYPNMCTMSVRVQSSLQIVTGFSTKIGNDFPLPDPIQDSTENRLISYVHSVDNENRVPILTDAILWDAYNGTFYNGLKYQVRFGCQFAWVTQDFPCPNGDSQANEFGVLHVGEDEFGNTFQRLTFGHCSRAQITCGNGGIRQNGQCVCTDYWTGSRCTVPICVNGGTRNPDEATCSCPDGYEGPNCQFEVCQPNVPQLFSNDRKSLLMVVETTRQNSDTVNQLIANLKNIVSAVTNNMPLWFTNFGLVTFDTTGRTFEKFDYTSIDDLITDLTTQSNAISTDGVCSMPYLGVLAHLLEHDDVIAMPNSEIFLVTPAGPSDLGNYVETMEVLFNTQAHLHYVVSKTANCATFDGVNNVRDMTWLGYGSSGNILFTDPANIVNLFNSYLPTLYGASVLQDPTGITNYTCSDGSLPWFVPVDINTTFIYVTTSAEFGSLSVKDPLGAAHSATPVYNVNDQKIYAIEVDRLGGIWTLQLVQPPGLCLAHVYSTGGAKVYTKFSMPNPIGGKPDPLGSHQDGRFVQPTAGFDNVAVFHLAGNPFHRGQLQYVEIFDIGANSITNILRSELYVRAGCSYEYYSDLFTCNGDMIAVYVHGVDEANQKFRRQEIVICNGRSPTTNQPATGTIGPITMPTQQTALTQGPVTQQTQVPGTQPTQGPVATTQNPYTSAQFDVVFMIDGSQSAQSSFDSLTKFVQTFMVSFNVGQSGARVGLIVVGGDITNPIPPAANLNSLSSQAMLNSNLAQLSGGYTDFEDAGQILNYTLQIVSSPDFMAANNGYRSGISNHVLIYLTTTTAFDTDPTPAAQTILAQKQYGIITIGYGGATDNNKLQTISGGSACSFTAPDFASLNNQIKTIQQLILNANANGGVYCINN is encoded by the exons atgaGGAACTGGGTTTTGATTGCGGCCCTGGCCGTGATCTGCCTGGCGACTGAGCAGGAGCTCAGTCACAAGGACAGAATACGCGCGGTTTTGAGATCATGGAGTCCGGCATCGCAGAAGCAGTTTTTCGAGCCAGTCAGAGAGCAAAAGTACAGGACTATGGAAGAAAGG ttggACACCCATCATATTTCCAAAAGATCCATTGCTGAACCACACGTTTTGGCTGGAATGGCTACTCGAGGATGCAACAAGCCAGGGTACACCGGTGAAACTTGCCAATATC cccTCTGTTCTGCTCGCAACCCGTACATTCCGAACAACGACGGATTTGATGACATTGCAATTGATGCTTACAATCTGGCTAATTGCTCTGAATCATACATCGTCGTCGTTGACGAGACGATGCggaatatcaaaattgaagTCGAGACGGCGTCAGCATTGAACCCAACATTCTATCTTCAAGCTGAAAATGGAGATCTCATATTCCCAGACGAATCCATTCAACTTCCAACAATGTTCACTGCAAATTATTTGCATCTGCCTCCCGGACAATATATGCTTGGACCACGAGCCGACACCAGCGAGCAGTTTTGTACAATGATGATGTCATCCCGCAGTAGCATTCATGTTTCCGGTGGATTCACTTCAGGAGATCAAGCCGAGCGTAGTGACTATCCAAATCTCAAGTTTACATATTTCGATACTGAGTCGGTTGTTGCAATTCATGCTCAAGGTTTGGACTTTCCTGGTCAAATCCAAGCAATTGGATTTACCGGTGCCGAGAACCACATCTCAAGATACATTCCAATGACAACCCGTTTCAACTGTACTTATCCATACATCTTGGAGAGATACACTTGCAGAAAAACCAGCAATAACGATGCTGGACACAATCTCATTCAA gtgGAGGGTGTGACTAACTCTGGCTACAAGTTCCGTCGTATTGTTCCTTACCAATGCGTCT TACCACCAGTAACAACTACTACCCCCGCTGTCCCGACAACACCTGCAGCACCGATAACTTCTTGTCAAAACGGAGGGCAGTTGCTTACTGACTCTAATGGAGTTGCATATTGTTATTGCTTTGGACTTTACTCTGGAAGTACTTGCTCGCAAATGCTCTGTGCTAACGGAG GTTTCTTGCCGACTCCAACCAGTGACCGTTGTCAATGCCCAGAAGGATTCAGTGGCTTCCATTGCCAGAATA TCTTGTGTACCGACATGTCAGGCTTTGACTTCAACGCTGAAAACCCAACTCTCACCCTTGTCATCCGATCAAGAAGCCAGCTCTCTGCAGTTATTGAACAAGCAACTGAGTCTGTTCAAAGTATTGTTGATCTTCTCGCTAGTGAACCTGGATATCTATCAAAGTTCATTGTTGTTCTTTTTGATAACGGAA AGCTCTTGGTGAACAGACAATATGATTCATGGGACGCTGCAATGGTCGATCTTACAAAAGCTATCCATTCCGCTCCAAGCGAAGGAGGATGTGATGATGTTGTCATGTCTGCTGTTGC ATCTGCACTTTCTCTCTATCCAACAAACAAATCCCCGATCTATGTGATTACGGACGCCACTCCAAATGATAGTGCTGAGAAGGAAACTGTGTTCCATCTGGAATCTTATTGGAGAGCACCG atctacTTCATTTACGTTCAACCATCTCCAGCCGATGGATGTAACTCATCTCCAGATAACTCTGCATATAGAGATATGGTGGACATGGCTGCTCGTTCAAGTGGTAACACTTTCTATTTCAGCGACAGAAGCACTATTTCGACC TTCTTCTACCGACACATGCTTAACACCTTGTTCCGATCCCAACTTGTTCTTTCCGGAGATTACTCACACTGCTCCAGCCAGAATCTGTACAAGTCAGCTGCCTTTGATCTTAGCGTTGACTACGTTACAATTGTAGCCACTGGAACAAATTTGACTCTAGTTGTGACAAGCCCAACAGGACAGTATCCAACTTTCAACACCGCCTTTTCTGATGGTGTGAACTATGTTTGGACGTATAACTCGCCAGTTGCTGGTCAATGGTTCTTCTCTATCAGATCACTTGAACCAGAAGCAGCTTGCACGTTTAAGGTTTATCAGAAGAAGTTCAACTTTGGCGGACAAACTCAATACAGCCCCGACTATGATATTTTCTGGTCATTCGCTTCTACTCTTACTTCGGCAGCAGGAGTTCTACGTCAGCCAGTTCTTGGATTTGATTCATCTCCAGTTTTCCATGTTACCAACTACCCTCAGTTCCTCTCAATGGACCGTGTGCATGCCAATCTTCAGATTTATGCTATTCGTGACGGAGTTCAAACCGAGGTTTACGGATCAAGTGGAATGTACAGAGATGCCTGTGAATTCAACTTCTACTTCCCACCATTCACTTGCCGTGTTCCAGAAGAAGTTCTTTACTTCAATTTCTTTGCTCGTGATAATAATGACATGGCTCTTCAACGTGCCGGAACTATGTTCTGTGCTGCCGTTCATCCTACCCCGCCACCAGATCATCAATGCCAAAATGGAGGAGTAATGAACCCATCGAACACCACTTGCTTCTGTACTCCGGAGTTCACAGGAACGTACTGTCAGAACATTATTTGTTACAATGGAGGAACAGCTAGCGGAGATCATTGCGTCTGCCCACCTGGTTACGCTGGTGAGAGCTGTGAGATGGCAAGATGTATTGAAACAGGACCAAATCCTGAATTCATCCGTTATGGAGTTGACATGGTGTTTGCCGTTGAAATCACTCAGAATTCTATTGCTTCACTTTCCATGCTCAATATCAACTTCCAAGAAATTCTCCGCGACGTTCTCATGCAAAATCGTGGATGGATTAGAAACTTTGTTCTGGTCGGTTTCAACTCTACATGGGGAGGACCAATTGCTGAATCACCAGCTGATAACCTCACTGCAATCACCACTGCTCTTCGCACTCTTGCTTCTTCAGTTCCAGCCGATACTGGATGTACTGTCAAACTTTGGGATGCTTTGAATTATGCCATTTTCTCCAGACAAATGGCACCGGGATCTTTTGTAGAAATCTTCCAAACCACTCCAGAAGATGATACTGATACTCGTTCGCTTGGTCTTTTCTATGATATGTCTAGAACAATGGAACTGGTTCTTTACGGTTTCTTGACTTCAAATCCACGTTTACAACCGGAAGGATTTGTTTGCAACGCCACCGTCGAAAACTATTATACTCTTCTCGGAATTGTCAGTGGATCTACCGGAACTACTTATAGCCTGCAAGCAAATGAAATTTCTAATGCTGTCAGACTCATTCCACTTCAGTTCTCTAACGGACAAGTCACATTCAACGCATTGGATGATTGTAGACACGACGATGGACTTATTACATACTTCCCTGTTGACGCATACACTCAAACAATTCAAATCCAAACATTTGGTTATGGAACAACTATCCAAGTGTATACTGGTGCTGGTGTTATGGCAGAAGCTTTGGAACTTTTCTACGATGACTTTACCGGTCAAAGCGTGTACGAAATCAGAAAGGCTTGTGACGAAGGCTGGGAGCCAATTGGACAATACTGTATCAAGTTTATGGCAACTGTAGAAAACATTCTTCCGATGCCACAGGCTAAGGCTTTCTGTGCCTCAGCTGGTGGATTCCTCGTGGATGATCTCACTGACGACAAGAATGGCTTCTTGAAATCAGTAGCTGCAAACACTCAATTCTGGACCGGACTCTTCAAAAACAATGATGGACAATTCTATTGGGATCGTGGAACAGGAATCAACCCGGATCTTCTCAATCAACCAATCACATACTGGGCCGATGGTGAACCAAGTGACGATCCAACACGTCAATGTGTATACTTCAATGGAAGATCGGGCGATGCTAACAAAGTCTGGACAACTGATACTTGTGCAGAGCCAAGAGCATTTGCTTGCCAAAAACATAGATACGATGCCGATCATAGACCAAACGTTATTGGAGACGATGATCTTCCTGCTGGATGGTGGTATGCTAAAGTAAAGTCCAATCCTCCTTCCGGATACCCTAACATGTGCACCATGAGCGTTCGCGTTCAGTCTAGCCTCCAGATTGTGACTGGTTTCtcgacaaaaattggaaacgaTTTCCCACTTCCTGATCCAATTCAGGATTCTACAGAAAATCGTCTTATCAGTTACGTTCACTCAGTTGATAACGAGAACCGTGTCCCAATTCTCACTGATGCTATTCTGTGGGATGCATATAATGGAACGTTCTACAATGGACTGAAATATCAAGTTCGTTTTGGATGCCAATTCGCTTGGGTGACTCAGGACTTCCCATGTCCAAATGGAGATTCACAAGCAAATGAGTTTGGAGTGCTTCATGTCGGAGAAGATGAGTTCGGAAACACCTTCCAACGTTTGACGTTTGGTCACTGTTCCCGTGCACAAATCACTTGTGGAAACGGAGGAATCAGGCAGAACGGTCAATGTGTTTGCACCGACTACTGGACTGGATCTCGTTGTACCGTCCCAATTTGTGTTAATGGTGGAACTAGAAACCCTGACGAAGCTACCTGCTCTTGTCCAGATGGATATGAAGGaccaaattgtcaatttg aGGTTTGTCAACCCAACGTCCCACAATTGTTCAGTAATGATAGAAAATCATTGCTCATGGTCGTGGAAACAACAAGGCAAAACTCTGACACTGTCAATCAGCTCATTGCCAATCTGAAGAACATTGTTTCAGCGGTAACGAATAATATGCCACTTTGGTTCACCAATTTCGGACTTGTTACTTTTGATA CCACTGgaagaacatttgaaaaattcgactacacttCCATCGATGATCTTATCACCGATCTCACCACACAATCTAACGCCATTTCTACTGATGGAGTTTGCAGTATGCCATATCTCGG AGTTCTTGCGCATCTTCTGGAACATGATGATGTTATTGCTATGCCGAATAGTGAAATTTTCTTGGTCACTCCTGCTGGACCAAGTGACCTCGGAAACTATGTTGAAACTATGGAAGTTTTGTTTAACACTCAAGCACAC ttgcACTATGTCGTCTCCAAGACCGCAAACTGTGCAACATTCGATGGTGTCAATAATGTCAGAGACATGACATGGCTTGGATACGGATCAAGCGGAAACATCTTGTTCACTGATCCTGCAAACATTGTCAAC CTTTTCAATTCTTATCTTCCAACTCTGTACGGAGCTTCAGTTCTTCAAGATCCTACCGGCATCACGAACTACACCTGTTCCGATGGATCTCTTCCTTGGTTTGTGCCAGTTGATATCAACACAACATTTATCTACGTCACCACTTCTGCCGAGTTTGGTTCACTTTCTGTCAAGGATCCTCTTGGAG CGGCTCACAGTGCTACCCCAGTTTACAACGTGAATGATCAAAAGATCTACGCAATTGAAGTAGACAGACTTGGAGGAATCTGGACACTCCAACTTGTTCAGCCTCCAGGATTGTGCCTTGCACATGTCTATTCAACTGGTGGAGCGAAGGTCTACACAAAGTTCTCGATGCCAAACCCAATCGGAGGAAAGCCTGATCCACTTGGTTCACATCAGGATGGACGTTTCGTACAACCAACAGCTGGTTTTGACAATGTCGCTGTTTTCCATCTTGCTGGCAATCCATTCCACAGAGGACAATTGCAGTATGTAGAAATCTTCGATATTGGAGCTAACTCAATCACA aacattctCCGATCAGAGCTCTACGTTCGAGCAGGCTGCTCTTACGAGTACTACTCTGATTTGTTCACTTGCAACGGCGACATGATTGCCGTCTATGTTCATGGAGTTGATGAAGCAAACCAAAAGTTCAGAAGACAAGAAATTGTCATCTGCAATG gacGTAGCCCAACAACCAACCAGCCAGCAACAGGAACAATTGGCCCAATCACCATGCCAACTCAACAAACCGCGCTGACTCAAGGTCCAGTAACTCAGCAAACTCAAGTCCCAGGAACTCAACCAACTCAGGGACCAGTCGCCACG ACCCAAAATCCATACACATCCGCTCAGTTTGATGTTGTATTTATGATCGATGGATCACAAAGTGCACAATCCAGCTTTGACTCG CTCACCAAATTTGTTCAAACATTCATGGTTTCGTTCAATGTTGGCCAGAGTGGAGCTCGTGTTGGATTAATTGTCGTCGGAGGTGATATCACAAACCCAATTCCTCCTGCTGCCAATCTGAACTCCCTCTCCTCTCAAGCAATGTTGAACTCTAACTTGGCCCAACTCAGCGGTGGCTACACTGACTTTGAAGACGCCGGGCAAATTCTTAACTACACTCTTCAAATTGTGTCTTCTCCCGATTTCATGGCGGCGAACAATGGTTACCGTAGTGGCATTAGCAACCATGTGTTGATCTACCTTACTACAACTACTGC cttCGACACCGATCCAACTCCGGCAGCTCAGACAATTCTCGCGCAGAAGCAATACGGAATCATCACTATTGGTTATGGTGGCGCGACTGATAACAACAAGTTGCAAACTATTTCCGGAGGAAGTGCTTGCTCGTTTACAGCTCCAGATTTTGCTAGTTTGAATAACCAAATTAAGACCATTCAGCAACTTATCCTCAATGCCAA CGCCAATGGAGGTGTCTACTGTATCAACAACTAA